CCAGAGCCTACTATCATTATCCTTTTTATATCCGTTCTTTTCGGCAACGTTTACCTCCATTCCAGTAAATTCAATCCCTTATTTTACACTAAGTATAGATAAACAGCTAACACTCCTTTAATGTTAGCACCAACAAACACAACCTTAACACATCTTTAACATTTACTCTCTAAGATTACAAAACAGAACAACTTGGAGGATAAAATATGAACAGAAAAATCAAAGTTAGTACACCTTTGCTTATCTTCAGCATCGCTTTTTCAGGATGTGGAAAACAAGCTGTTAAAACAACTCCTGAAGTAGAGAAAAAAACAACCATTACATTCATTCACATGAACGACATCCATTCCCACCTTTCAGGCTCAAAAACAAAACTGTATTTCAACGGGAAAAAGACCTACGTAACAATTGGAGAGCTTAACCGTGCAATAGCAAAAATAAAGGAACTGCAAAAAACTTCTTCCAACCCGGTTACACTAAACGCAGGAGACATGATAGTAGGGACCCTTTATTATGTCCTATTTAGAGGAAATGCAACAGCAGACCTTCTAAACCTTGTTAACTGGGACGCAGCAACAATCGGAAACCATGAATTTGATGACGGAGATAAAGGGTTAAAACATTTCCTTGATAGAATAAATTTTCCAATCGTCAGTGCAAACATAATTCCTAAAAAAGGGAGTATTCTTGAATATTACTGGACTCCTTACAGAATAATTGAAAGAAATGGAGAAAAAATTGGTATTATTGGAATAGGTTATGCCCAAAAAACCAAAATGTCTTCAAATCCAGGTAATGACATAGAATTTCTTGATGAAATTGAAACTGCAAAAAAGTATGTAAAAGAGCTCTCAGATCTTGGAGTTAACAAAATCGTTATCTTAAGCCACTTCGGAATGGAAAATGACCTTAAACTTGCAAAAGAAGTTCCGGGAGTTGATGTGATAATAGACGGTGACTCTCACTCACTACTTGGAAATTACACAGCTTATGGAATAAAAAGTCAATTTAATAAATATCCCCAAATAGTAAAAGGAGCAGATGGTCAGAAAGTATGCGTTACTTCTGCATGGCAGTACGGATATGCAGTAGGAAAACTTAAAGTTGACTTTGACAGTAAAGGAAATGTAATAGAATGTAATGGAGTAACCACCATTCTTTTAGGAGATGAGTTCAAAAGAAAGGTTAACGGAAAAAAAGTAAAGCTTAAAGGTTCAGAAAAAGCCGAAATAGAGGAGATAATTGCAAACAGCAACGGAAAACTTGAAATAGTAAAACCTGACCCTGAAGCTGAAAAAATATTAAATAGCTATTCTGAAAAAGTGGAGACTCTTAAAAGGCAGGTTATAGGATTTGCCGCTGAGTTTCTCGGTCACAACAGAATTCCAGGAGATAAAAAAGATGGAGTAAGTGTTCTTTCAAAACATGGAAGCGAAATAGCTCCGATAGTTGCAAAAGCCTTCTATGAAAAGATTAAGAATGCAGATGTTGCCATCCAAAATGCCGGCGGTGTAAGAACAGCTATAGATGACGGACCTATAACCATCGGAGAAGTCTATAAACTCCTTCCTTTCAGCAACACCCTGTATGTGTTAAAGATGAAAGGCTCTGAAATCAAACAGGTTCTTGAAGATGCTATCTCAAACTTTATGGATAAAGGAGGCTCTACAGGCTCTTTCCCTTACGCTTACGGAATAAGATACGATGTTGACCTTTCAAAACCTTGCGGAAAAAGAATTTCCAATCTTGAAATAATGGACAGAAAAACAAAGATCTGGCATCCGATAGACCCGAACAGATACTACATAGTAGTTACAAACAGTTATATAGCACACGGAAAAGATGGGTATAAAACATTTGGGAAGGTTCTAAAAGAAAGAGGTGGAATAGATACATATTTTGGATATGCTGAAACCTTCATTGATTATATCAAGAAACTTTCTGCTAAAGGAAAAGAGCTTAAGAAACTTCCAAGAGATGAAATGCCTGTTCAGAACTTCACAAAATAGAACTTTTACCGGGGCATGTGTGCCCCGGTACCACTTCAATTATCTTCTGCCACTACACATCTGTTTCGTCCACTGTTTTTAGCTTCATAAAGCGCTTTATCGGCTCTATCAATAAGCTGTTCCAACGTTTCACCAGGAGAATATT
This sequence is a window from Desulfurobacterium atlanticum. Protein-coding genes within it:
- the nadN gene encoding NAD nucleotidase, coding for MNRKIKVSTPLLIFSIAFSGCGKQAVKTTPEVEKKTTITFIHMNDIHSHLSGSKTKLYFNGKKTYVTIGELNRAIAKIKELQKTSSNPVTLNAGDMIVGTLYYVLFRGNATADLLNLVNWDAATIGNHEFDDGDKGLKHFLDRINFPIVSANIIPKKGSILEYYWTPYRIIERNGEKIGIIGIGYAQKTKMSSNPGNDIEFLDEIETAKKYVKELSDLGVNKIVILSHFGMENDLKLAKEVPGVDVIIDGDSHSLLGNYTAYGIKSQFNKYPQIVKGADGQKVCVTSAWQYGYAVGKLKVDFDSKGNVIECNGVTTILLGDEFKRKVNGKKVKLKGSEKAEIEEIIANSNGKLEIVKPDPEAEKILNSYSEKVETLKRQVIGFAAEFLGHNRIPGDKKDGVSVLSKHGSEIAPIVAKAFYEKIKNADVAIQNAGGVRTAIDDGPITIGEVYKLLPFSNTLYVLKMKGSEIKQVLEDAISNFMDKGGSTGSFPYAYGIRYDVDLSKPCGKRISNLEIMDRKTKIWHPIDPNRYYIVVTNSYIAHGKDGYKTFGKVLKERGGIDTYFGYAETFIDYIKKLSAKGKELKKLPRDEMPVQNFTK